Proteins from a single region of Neodiprion virginianus isolate iyNeoVirg1 chromosome 4, iyNeoVirg1.1, whole genome shotgun sequence:
- the LOC124303145 gene encoding coiled-coil domain-containing protein 130 homolog, giving the protein MGERKGTNHYYPPDYDPKVGGLNKFLGTHALRERARKLHMGILIIRFEMPYNIWCEGCGNHIGMGVRYNAEKKKVGMYYSTPLYQFRMKCHLCDNHFEIKTDPGNLDYVIVSGARRQENRWDPIANEQTVPETKEVSHRLYDDAMFKVEHQTEDVKTSKNRDPALAKLIQMKKPTWEDDYSSNCILRAKLRATKKELLNTQVLDKKLLDKSSLNIKLVTEHEDDIKLARAITSGSSSTSSSASSSKRVSTNPIKSLPKKLRLKKKVEIPNHSKTKLSRESIGIEVKRMKQKQDQQRFGNESSSESDRKSTSTSQQNLPLVHYDFSSSDSGSERS; this is encoded by the exons ATGGGTGAACGCAAAGGAACTAATCACTACTACCCCCCCGACTATGATCCTAAGGTCGGGGGTCTCAACAAATTCCTTGGTACACATGCGTTACGAGAACGAGCTCGTAAATTACACATGGGTATCTTGATTATTCGATTTGAAATGCCCTATAACATCTGGTGCGAGGGCTGTGGAAATCACATTGGCATGGGTGTTCGATATAATgctgagaaaaagaaagttggGATGTACTATAGCACTCCCCTGTATCAGTTTCGAATGAAATGTCATCTTTGTGataatcattttgaaataaaaaccgACCCAGGA AATCTAGATTATGTCATAGTCAGTGGAGCTCGGAGACAAGAGAATCGCTGGGATCCAATAGCAAATGAACAGACTGTGCCAGAAACTAAAGAAGTCTCGCACAGATTATATGACGATGCTATGTTCAAAGTAGAACATCAAACAGAAGATGTCAAAACCTCTAAGAACCGTGACCCAGCTCTTGCCAAACtgatccaaatgaaaaaaccaACTTGGGAAGATGATTACAGTTCTAACTGCATACTTAGAGCTAAATTAAGA GCAACGAAAAAAGAGCTTCTAAATACACAAGTGTTGGATAAAAAGCTCTTGGACAAATCTAGCTTAAATATTAAATTGGTAACAGAGCATGAAGATGACATAAAACTAGCACGTGCTATTACGTCTGGTAGTAGTAGCACTAGTAGTAGTGCTAGCAGTTCTAAACGAG tttCAACTAATCCCATAAAATCACtaccaaaaaaattaagacTCAAAAAAAAGGTTGAGATACCAAATCATTCAAAGACAAAGCTATCGCGTGAATCAATAGGAATTGAAGTGAAACgtatgaaacaaaaacaagacCAACAACGATTTGGTAACGAATCTTCTTCAGAGTCTGATAGAAAGTCTACATCTACTAGTCAACAAAACCTGCCCTTAGTCCAttatgatttctcaagttcagATAGTGGATCGGAACGTTCATGA